The DNA sequence CCATCTCCGCCCCGGGGCGCGTCCAGCTCGGGATCGAGGACGCCGGACCGAAGCACTTCGACACGGTGCTCATGGGGCGCGGGACCTACGAGCCCGGCCTCAAGCTGGGCCTGACCAGCCCGTACGGGCACATGCGCGAGCAGTACGTGGTCTCGCGCTCGCTCACCGTCCCGCCCGACCCGGCGGTGCGGCTGATCGGCGGCGATCTGGTGGCGGAGGTCCGGGAACTGAAGGCCGGGGACGGGCTCGGCATCTGGCTGTGCGGCGGGGCGGACCTCGCGGGGCAGCTGATCGACGAGATCGACGAGTTCGTCGTCAAGACCTACCCGGTCCTCGTCGGCACCGGCATGCCGATGTCGCGCGCCGGGTTCGGGGCGCGCCCCCTGGAGCTGACCGGGGTCGAGACGTTCGGCGGCGGCCAGGTCGTCACCTCGTACGCGGTCAAGCGCTGACCCGCCGAAGCGGCGAAACCGGCCTACCGTGGAGGTATGGCCGGTGAACAGCGGGAACAGCAGGCACACGGGACGGTCGCCCCGCGGGCCGGGCACGACCAGCAGTCGTGCCCGGTCTGCGGGAGCCCCGTCGACACGATGGTCGGACGGCGCAAATCCCTGGGGATCTTCGTCCCGGCATGG is a window from the Streptomyces sp. NBC_01244 genome containing:
- a CDS encoding dihydrofolate reductase family protein — protein: MRKLTYFIATSVDGFIGAPDGDADFIYSHLDAEFIDFLKAEYPETISAPGRVQLGIEDAGPKHFDTVLMGRGTYEPGLKLGLTSPYGHMREQYVVSRSLTVPPDPAVRLIGGDLVAEVRELKAGDGLGIWLCGGADLAGQLIDEIDEFVVKTYPVLVGTGMPMSRAGFGARPLELTGVETFGGGQVVTSYAVKR